From Humisphaera borealis, the proteins below share one genomic window:
- a CDS encoding outer membrane beta-barrel protein — protein sequence MRIRSNIVLTAAVMAAMAQAGLGADSARETAPVAVRSAPAPVAPVADVPSRRPLMSIMDKVGFAKPLEDAGIQIYGHVEGSYTYNFDDPPSSLSDYALPVGKFIDNPGRVFDVEHDKVLMNQLDLNIERVVDVTKGQFDIGGRVELLYGADARFLHSNGMFDNYDDDVTTSITGGPQNQFDIPQAYFDLAVPVGNGLRIRVGKFTFFKQHDPNASVFYSHSFTFGAALPFTLTGAFGTYVINEQLSVDGGFSRGWDQSIDDNNDAIDVFGRARYAVNDDLLLTFAAIAGPEQDGDNDNWRVAADLTVTYKLGDTTTLLADVVYGWQANATGGGGDAYWYGVSLYAIQELNKSVSAAARLEWYRDEGGYTTGLDQTLYEATVGLTIKPFPTDKYLQHLKIRPEVRVDYSDENYFDGFSRQVQFTAAVDAVFNF from the coding sequence ATGCGGATTCGATCGAACATCGTATTGACGGCGGCGGTTATGGCGGCGATGGCCCAGGCGGGCCTGGGCGCCGACTCGGCCCGCGAAACCGCGCCCGTCGCGGTACGCAGCGCCCCGGCCCCGGTCGCGCCGGTCGCCGATGTCCCGTCCCGGCGGCCCTTGATGAGCATCATGGACAAGGTCGGTTTTGCCAAACCCCTGGAAGACGCCGGCATCCAGATCTACGGCCACGTCGAAGGATCGTACACCTACAACTTCGACGACCCGCCGAGCAGCCTTTCGGACTACGCCCTGCCGGTCGGCAAGTTCATCGACAACCCGGGCCGCGTCTTTGACGTCGAGCACGACAAGGTGCTCATGAACCAGCTCGACCTCAACATCGAGCGCGTCGTCGATGTGACCAAGGGACAGTTCGACATCGGTGGACGCGTCGAACTTCTCTACGGTGCTGACGCGCGGTTCCTGCATTCCAACGGCATGTTCGACAACTACGACGACGACGTCACCACGAGCATCACCGGCGGACCGCAGAACCAGTTCGACATCCCGCAGGCCTACTTCGACCTGGCCGTGCCGGTGGGTAATGGGCTGCGCATTCGCGTAGGTAAGTTCACCTTCTTTAAGCAGCATGACCCCAATGCCAGCGTCTTCTATTCGCACAGCTTTACCTTCGGCGCTGCGTTGCCCTTTACCCTGACGGGCGCCTTCGGCACCTACGTGATCAACGAACAGCTGTCGGTGGACGGCGGTTTCAGCCGGGGCTGGGACCAGTCGATCGACGACAACAACGATGCGATCGACGTTTTCGGTCGCGCCCGATACGCGGTCAACGATGATCTGCTCCTGACCTTCGCCGCGATCGCCGGGCCGGAACAGGACGGCGACAACGACAACTGGCGCGTCGCTGCCGACCTGACCGTGACCTACAAGCTCGGCGATACCACCACACTGCTGGCCGACGTGGTTTACGGCTGGCAGGCCAACGCCACCGGCGGGGGCGGCGACGCCTACTGGTACGGTGTGTCGCTGTACGCGATCCAGGAACTGAACAAGTCCGTCTCGGCGGCGGCTCGTCTCGAGTGGTACCGTGACGAGGGCGGCTACACCACCGGACTCGACCAAACCCTCTATGAAGCGACGGTCGGTCTGACGATCAAGCCGTTCCCCACCGACAAGTACCTCCAGCACCTGAAGATTCGCCCGGAAGTGCGCGTCGATTACTCCGACGAAAACTACTTCGACGGCTTCAGCCGGCAGGTGCAGTTTACCGCGGCAGTGGACGCGGTCTTCAACTTCTGA
- the polA gene encoding DNA polymerase I, with amino-acid sequence MPRSFYIIDGHAHIYRSYFAPFRDLTSPTGEPTKATYVFTQMLLNLIDQRKPDYLAMVIDSGDETVFRREIFPEYKANRTRPPDDFAPQEERILKVVEDAGVPIFAKPGFEADDLLATMAEKLKNDGFEVFMVSKDKDLRQLLGPNVKMYDVQGDEVIDPASLEAKLGYTPEEAVEIQTLIGDTTDNIPGIPGVGEKTAVKLVKKYGSADAVLQHLDDLTPKLKQNFIEHADKLKMSRQLVTLRRDVDFPFNPEACRYTGLNDAGLRKHLQELNFWALLKRLGPPPAEAKPRKAAPVVAAAGDGFSDSLFGDGTLFGSGGGGGDAEPAGITNSGPVLETSAGLPYRIVTTTEQLTELTDGLRKAGRFAFDTETDALGAMASNLVGLSFSWEAETGWYVPVAGQSTAPLLGREEVLAALKPILEDESIKKVGHNIKYDLLVMRMAGVTLRGIEVDTMMAAFLLDAGRNQYGIDSLAREMLAFQKIPTSDLIGKGVKQLSMAAIDVERVGRYAAEDADIALRLANLLSPRLAAIPELQKLIDDVETPLIDVLAEMEHNGIAVDPAVLKEQSVVLGDRADALHARIMTEAGVEFNPDSPKQLAEVLFTKLKLKVVKRTKSGPSTDVQVLEKLADMHPVPKLILEYRSLIKLKNTYLDNLGDYINPKTGRIHGSFNQTGAATGRLSMSDPNLQNIPIRTDEGRRIRLAFVAGDREKNVLLSADYSQIELRILAHLSQEPALIKAFEADEDVHRAVAAEVFGVPLDQVSRDQRGQAKTINFGIIYGVSAFGLAQRIEGLSVSAAKQLIASYNARFPRIQHFLMQCVKHAQDHGYVSTLIGRRRPITEIDSGVIHMRNAAERMAINSVVQGSAADLIKIAMVDVYRRLRADNRPSKMLLQVHDELVFETPRDAVEVEAKMVQEVMTAAGEKMGLKVPLKVEAAWAANWGEAK; translated from the coding sequence ATGCCACGCTCTTTCTACATCATTGACGGCCATGCCCACATCTATCGCTCCTATTTTGCCCCCTTTCGCGATCTGACCAGCCCCACCGGCGAGCCGACGAAGGCGACTTACGTCTTCACCCAGATGCTCCTGAACCTGATCGACCAGCGAAAGCCCGATTACCTGGCGATGGTCATCGATTCCGGCGACGAAACCGTCTTTCGACGCGAGATTTTCCCCGAATACAAGGCCAACCGAACGCGCCCTCCCGACGACTTTGCCCCCCAGGAGGAGCGCATTCTGAAGGTCGTCGAAGACGCCGGGGTGCCCATCTTCGCCAAGCCCGGGTTCGAAGCCGATGACCTGCTGGCGACCATGGCCGAGAAACTGAAGAACGATGGTTTCGAGGTCTTTATGGTCTCGAAGGACAAGGATCTGCGGCAACTGCTGGGTCCTAACGTCAAGATGTACGATGTGCAGGGGGACGAGGTAATCGACCCCGCCAGCCTTGAAGCCAAGCTCGGCTATACCCCTGAGGAAGCGGTCGAGATTCAGACGCTCATCGGCGACACCACTGACAACATCCCCGGCATCCCGGGTGTCGGCGAGAAGACGGCTGTGAAGCTGGTGAAGAAATACGGGTCGGCCGACGCGGTTCTGCAACATCTGGACGACCTGACGCCAAAGCTCAAGCAGAACTTCATCGAGCACGCCGACAAACTGAAGATGTCGAGGCAACTGGTGACCCTGCGGCGCGATGTCGATTTTCCGTTCAACCCCGAGGCGTGCAGGTATACAGGTTTGAACGACGCCGGCCTGCGAAAGCACCTTCAGGAACTGAATTTCTGGGCGTTGCTCAAACGCCTCGGCCCGCCGCCGGCCGAAGCAAAGCCCCGCAAAGCTGCCCCGGTGGTGGCGGCGGCCGGCGACGGATTCTCGGATTCGCTCTTTGGTGACGGCACCCTTTTTGGTTCCGGCGGAGGCGGCGGTGACGCCGAACCGGCAGGCATCACCAATAGCGGTCCGGTGCTCGAAACCTCGGCGGGTCTGCCGTACCGGATCGTCACGACGACCGAGCAACTCACCGAACTGACAGACGGCTTACGAAAGGCCGGACGGTTTGCATTCGACACCGAGACCGACGCCCTGGGCGCGATGGCGTCGAACCTCGTCGGCCTGAGCTTCTCGTGGGAAGCCGAAACCGGCTGGTATGTCCCCGTCGCGGGACAATCGACTGCGCCACTGCTGGGCCGTGAAGAAGTGCTCGCGGCGCTCAAGCCGATTCTCGAAGACGAATCGATCAAGAAGGTCGGCCACAACATCAAGTACGACTTGCTGGTGATGCGGATGGCGGGCGTCACGCTCCGCGGGATCGAAGTCGACACCATGATGGCGGCATTCCTGCTCGACGCCGGTCGCAACCAGTACGGCATCGATTCACTCGCCCGCGAGATGCTGGCGTTCCAGAAGATCCCGACCAGCGATCTGATCGGCAAAGGTGTCAAACAGCTGTCGATGGCGGCAATCGATGTAGAAAGGGTCGGCCGTTACGCCGCCGAAGACGCCGACATTGCGCTGAGGCTCGCCAACCTCCTGTCGCCACGCCTGGCGGCGATCCCGGAACTTCAGAAGCTCATCGACGACGTCGAAACGCCGCTGATCGATGTGCTCGCCGAGATGGAACACAACGGCATCGCCGTCGATCCGGCAGTGCTTAAGGAACAGAGCGTCGTCCTCGGCGACCGGGCCGACGCCCTTCATGCCCGAATCATGACCGAGGCCGGTGTCGAGTTTAACCCCGACTCGCCCAAGCAACTCGCCGAGGTGCTGTTCACCAAGCTGAAGCTGAAAGTCGTCAAGCGGACCAAGAGCGGCCCGAGCACCGACGTGCAGGTGCTGGAAAAGCTCGCCGACATGCACCCCGTGCCGAAACTGATTCTTGAATACCGCAGCCTGATCAAGCTTAAGAACACCTACCTCGACAACCTCGGCGATTACATCAACCCGAAGACCGGCCGTATCCACGGCAGCTTCAACCAGACCGGTGCCGCGACCGGCAGGTTGAGCATGTCGGACCCGAACCTGCAGAACATCCCTATCCGCACCGATGAAGGCCGGCGCATCCGCCTGGCGTTCGTCGCCGGCGATCGGGAGAAGAATGTCCTGCTGTCGGCCGACTACAGCCAGATCGAACTGCGCATCCTTGCCCACTTGTCGCAGGAGCCGGCGCTGATCAAGGCGTTTGAGGCCGACGAAGACGTGCACCGCGCCGTTGCCGCTGAGGTGTTCGGCGTTCCACTCGATCAGGTCTCCCGCGACCAGCGCGGGCAGGCGAAGACGATCAACTTCGGCATCATTTATGGCGTCAGTGCATTCGGGCTCGCTCAGCGAATCGAAGGACTGTCGGTCTCGGCCGCGAAGCAACTGATCGCGTCGTACAACGCCCGGTTCCCTCGCATCCAGCATTTTCTGATGCAGTGCGTGAAGCACGCGCAGGATCATGGCTATGTCAGCACGCTGATCGGTCGGCGACGGCCGATCACGGAGATCGACTCCGGCGTCATCCACATGCGCAATGCCGCCGAGCGGATGGCGATCAACAGCGTGGTCCAAGGGTCGGCGGCGGACCTGATCAAGATCGCGATGGTCGATGTCTACCGCCGACTACGGGCAGATAACCGCCCGAGCAAGATGCTACTGCAGGTCCACGACGAACTGGTCTTCGAAACGCCCAGGGACGCGGTCGAAGTCGAGGCAAAGATGGTCCAGGAGGTCATGACGGCGGCGGGGGAGAAGATGGGCCTGAAGGTGCCGCTGAAGGTTGAGGCCGCCTGGGCGGCGAATTGGGGAGAGGCGAAGTGA
- a CDS encoding HEAT repeat domain-containing protein: MIQDLLLLALIRSRNEAADDVLVECLRFGNEAEQLRALDAIIQKKSVRALVGVLALFDRLPETLQLVVLKQIKAFHIAIREGGRSDDAAIRVAAMKLIARGRQGRLAYVLSENLHEANETVSRAAAEAMVALARWVASEAKALQRGIIENPSDINHPAATQQQAYDLLMEQRPEIEAAIARALDVHRGRHSQDLLRGAILLCDSTASRAFQILATPKHGGQTPMVRRLQQAPTSEHVDAFLLGASHGHLRSHFGTAFAHISEAPVLDALLRRTYWLKDNSLQLCIQQVGRGVWWSESDLARDLARRRPEESAKIGEWVCLSGTHEALQDERLEKLRQHAAESATARLRLLRIAARRPRGTSVVLLKNFLTDADERLMRIAAREIIRRRPPDYENLLLQLMTSAPPSVRKVVGRAIGQSGFEHFWNKFDRLPKPIRRQAGSAMLKLLPDAIVRLQKRLSVGPADQRLKALQIVYELGMAESMRDAVVAMCHDADPRLRSKAVMVAGQIPSVTPEMLVDRLLNDTDARVRANTIEVLENKADARFVPVLTERARSATNRERANAIKALFKMRVSTVSNQLFTMLRDDRAEHRISAMWTLRQIGWWQLLGEVGRLAKDDSNIRVRRYALNVLKGVADLSAAASSEAAGRKATGIGVAETPGPAVRRSA; this comes from the coding sequence GTGATCCAGGACCTTCTGCTTCTCGCACTCATCCGAAGCCGCAACGAGGCGGCCGACGATGTCCTGGTGGAGTGCCTGCGCTTCGGCAACGAGGCTGAACAACTTCGTGCACTCGACGCGATCATCCAGAAAAAGAGCGTGCGTGCCCTGGTGGGGGTGCTGGCGCTTTTCGACCGGCTTCCCGAAACCCTTCAACTGGTCGTGCTGAAGCAGATCAAGGCGTTTCACATCGCGATTCGCGAAGGCGGACGCAGTGACGATGCCGCGATTCGCGTCGCCGCGATGAAACTGATCGCCAGGGGACGTCAGGGTCGCCTGGCGTACGTGTTATCGGAGAACCTGCACGAGGCGAACGAAACGGTCTCGCGCGCGGCCGCCGAGGCGATGGTGGCCCTGGCGCGATGGGTCGCCAGCGAAGCCAAGGCGCTGCAGCGCGGCATTATCGAGAATCCATCAGACATCAACCACCCGGCCGCCACACAGCAACAGGCGTACGACCTGCTGATGGAGCAGCGGCCGGAGATCGAGGCGGCGATCGCCAGGGCGCTGGACGTCCACCGCGGCCGACACAGCCAGGACCTGCTGCGCGGGGCCATTCTTCTGTGCGACAGCACGGCGAGCCGGGCGTTTCAGATCCTTGCAACACCGAAGCACGGCGGCCAAACGCCGATGGTGCGACGGCTCCAACAGGCGCCCACGTCCGAGCACGTTGACGCCTTTCTACTGGGCGCCAGCCACGGACACCTTCGTTCGCACTTCGGGACGGCGTTCGCGCACATCAGCGAAGCGCCGGTGCTCGATGCCTTGCTGCGAAGGACCTATTGGCTCAAGGACAACAGCCTGCAGCTGTGTATACAGCAGGTGGGTCGCGGGGTCTGGTGGTCGGAGTCGGATTTGGCCCGCGATCTGGCGCGTCGCCGGCCGGAAGAGTCGGCGAAGATCGGCGAGTGGGTCTGTCTGTCCGGAACGCATGAGGCCCTCCAGGACGAGCGGCTGGAGAAGCTGCGACAACACGCTGCCGAAAGTGCCACGGCCCGCCTGCGGCTCCTGCGAATCGCCGCGAGGCGTCCACGCGGGACCTCGGTCGTGTTGCTCAAGAACTTCCTGACCGACGCCGACGAGCGGCTGATGCGAATCGCCGCGCGAGAGATCATTCGCCGCCGTCCACCCGACTACGAAAACCTGCTGCTTCAATTGATGACCTCCGCGCCGCCATCCGTCCGAAAAGTGGTCGGACGGGCGATCGGACAGTCGGGATTCGAGCATTTCTGGAACAAGTTCGATCGGCTTCCCAAGCCGATTCGCAGGCAGGCGGGCAGCGCGATGCTCAAGCTTCTCCCTGATGCAATCGTCCGGCTTCAGAAGCGGCTGAGCGTCGGACCGGCAGACCAGCGGCTCAAGGCACTGCAGATTGTTTACGAACTGGGGATGGCCGAATCAATGCGCGACGCAGTCGTGGCGATGTGTCACGATGCAGACCCGAGACTTCGCAGCAAAGCGGTGATGGTCGCCGGGCAGATCCCATCAGTCACGCCGGAGATGCTGGTGGATCGACTGCTGAACGACACCGATGCCAGGGTTCGTGCGAACACCATTGAAGTGCTCGAGAACAAGGCCGATGCACGATTCGTTCCCGTGCTGACCGAGCGTGCCCGATCAGCGACCAACCGCGAGCGGGCCAACGCAATCAAGGCTCTGTTTAAGATGCGGGTGTCTACTGTCAGCAATCAGTTGTTCACCATGCTCCGCGACGACCGCGCCGAGCACCGCATCAGCGCGATGTGGACTCTCCGCCAGATCGGCTGGTGGCAGCTGCTAGGTGAAGTCGGGCGTCTCGCCAAAGACGACAGCAACATCCGCGTGCGACGGTACGCACTGAACGTCCTTAAGGGCGTGGCCGATTTGTCCGCGGCGGCTTCGAGCGAGGCGGCCGGCAGGAAGGCGACTGGCATCGGCGTGGCGGAGACACCTGGACCCGCCGTCCGACGATCGGCATAG
- a CDS encoding M48 family metalloprotease gives MNSSLALRPTFLALAVCLLAGVGCQTGPRPAAEFVQQAEQLHQSALQSTIIRDRDLDEYFAEIGKRIILGATAANVGNTRDPTFANMKFHLVDSDVVNAFGTGGGHIYVYNGLVQACQTEEELAALMAVQYAHALDLDIQRTGMKPDLRPVTDQASIDRVVYLYLTFPFSGTMSLEADKRAFEFYARGGWNPSAFAEAYERLRNVQRLDLPPTTGGDGQPRATLGARASSARSLASSLPAQSRDWRQPTVADPQTFSDLKRQAQNESQKIPDNTRAAFYLAAFPNVILPADLPVQQQAQGQLRRDVVPPAPPTPKIEPS, from the coding sequence GTGAACTCAAGCCTCGCACTCAGACCGACCTTCCTCGCCCTGGCGGTGTGTCTGCTCGCCGGTGTTGGCTGTCAGACCGGCCCCCGCCCTGCTGCCGAGTTCGTGCAGCAGGCCGAGCAACTCCACCAGAGTGCCCTGCAATCGACGATCATCCGCGATCGTGATCTCGACGAGTATTTCGCCGAGATCGGCAAGCGGATCATCCTGGGCGCGACCGCCGCGAACGTCGGCAACACCCGCGACCCGACCTTTGCGAACATGAAGTTCCACCTGGTGGACAGCGACGTGGTCAACGCCTTCGGCACGGGCGGCGGGCACATCTACGTCTACAACGGCCTGGTACAGGCCTGCCAGACGGAAGAGGAACTTGCCGCGCTCATGGCGGTGCAGTACGCCCACGCCCTTGACCTGGACATCCAGCGCACCGGCATGAAACCCGATCTGAGGCCGGTGACCGACCAGGCTTCCATCGACCGGGTGGTCTACCTCTATCTCACGTTCCCCTTCTCCGGAACGATGTCACTCGAAGCCGACAAGCGCGCGTTCGAGTTCTACGCCCGCGGCGGATGGAACCCATCGGCGTTCGCGGAGGCGTACGAAAGGCTTCGCAACGTTCAGCGGCTGGACCTTCCGCCGACCACCGGCGGCGACGGCCAGCCCCGTGCAACCCTGGGCGCGCGGGCATCGTCGGCCCGGTCGCTCGCGTCGTCGCTACCGGCGCAGTCGCGCGACTGGCGACAGCCGACCGTCGCCGACCCGCAGACGTTCTCCGACCTCAAGCGTCAGGCTCAGAACGAGAGCCAGAAGATTCCGGACAACACCCGTGCGGCGTTTTACCTGGCGGCGTTCCCCAACGTGATTCTTCCGGCCGACCTACCCGTGCAACAGCAGGCGCAGGGGCAGTTGCGTCGCGATGTTGTCCCTCCCGCCCCGCCGACGCCGAAGATCGAGCCCAGCTAA
- a CDS encoding beta strand repeat-containing protein codes for MSFRSDLPPLRQRSSLPTPRRSSDRRMSRLIRAAVESLEPRVVFNSALVAIADADTERSDTDSNVANANFGADPELRVELDLAVRKEIFVKFDISSVTSVGSAAVQMTGGTADILAGTSNVSIFAGNDTNWVEGNGVQPSLASPGYNLDDNPVGEIRYNNRPGSTGASLDTQVVGISQVYTWNVTSFLQAQKAAGATVIGLVFRGTGGTGKSTFQSKEVGGGAGPLLVVENDTTAPTADVASTNITTAGGTTHTVTVTYNDNAGIDASSIGPNDLAVTGPNGAVTVSGVTVDSSNPKSVVATYTLDAPGGSWDGLGDNGTYNVTVQTGEVRDFESNSATGTGSFTVNIPTDTTPPVAATFNAQPITTAGGPTYTFTVTYTDNVAIATGTIGTGDVTVARNGGGGNLTVTGVTTSGTGGSVSATYTVSAPGGSWDASDNGTYTITVLSAGVKDTAGNNVAQTTTTFQANLPDITTPVVGITPVSQITTAGITATQITVTFTDNQAIDSSSIDSGDVSVVQDGGGALAVTLISKSSNSDVPSIVAVYSVAAPGGFWNNADNGTYTITVLPGAVLDSGGNTTPLAQAQFEVDVASTNAVADGSFNGGSPISSGFVAEAMTTDLLGRVLVAGRQGDRLAGTSQSVLQRLNADGSLDTFFGLGGQIISFPNDNDGFFAVAVDDKQRIVAAGFRAGELEVVRYTSKGKLDKTFGQGGIVLADWGGTDDTVYALAALPGGALLLGGTSSGNLAFGRLDARGNIDTAFGQGGATLLKPGGQNGAIGAIDVQNDGTIVAAGTVGTTVAVVKLSAAGSSDAGFGTAGVQSLTGLAVRTDLGRQDHTVGLAVSREGKMIIGSRSAGGDFAIRRLNADGSADNTFSGDSLATIDMGGDDDVDFIGLQGTGQICVVGTTDTGGSTRQIAIAALKADGTLDSSFSSGGKFTADSSLVISPGAAGPFVLHANGAMQTDGRLLLSAGEASSKATSSPIRRILMPGSGVLGFFGDVGGKNVKLSFLKENGTQVTLSLKNATGEALWDGSVLDLIVSGSDSATTLSVVAKKGDKRVMIRDLRADGDIKLVNAKPADFVGTCFVAGAAASLQLGSLSGTLAVASGITALTILGNASGAFVLSGVNLGTDSKIGGNGDAADAYAAGSIAKLTVNGQVTSTFVGAGVNPVNGTFGDSDDTLAGVGGSSIGAVTVKVGVSASTLFSAGAFAATAKIPQKIVPTLDPHFRVLS; via the coding sequence ATGAGTTTTCGTTCCGATTTGCCCCCCCTGCGACAACGCTCCTCCCTCCCGACCCCGCGCCGCAGCAGCGACCGCAGGATGTCCCGGCTGATCCGCGCCGCCGTGGAGTCGTTGGAACCTCGGGTGGTGTTCAACTCAGCCCTGGTGGCGATCGCCGACGCCGACACCGAACGCTCGGATACCGACAGCAACGTCGCGAATGCCAACTTCGGTGCAGATCCCGAACTCCGCGTCGAACTCGACCTGGCGGTGCGGAAAGAGATATTCGTCAAGTTCGATATCAGCTCGGTGACCAGCGTCGGGTCGGCAGCCGTTCAGATGACCGGCGGTACCGCCGACATTTTGGCCGGGACGAGCAACGTCTCGATCTTTGCCGGCAATGACACCAACTGGGTGGAAGGCAACGGCGTTCAGCCGAGCCTTGCCTCCCCGGGGTACAACCTGGACGACAACCCCGTCGGCGAGATTCGCTACAACAACCGGCCCGGCTCCACCGGCGCTTCGCTGGACACGCAGGTCGTCGGCATTTCCCAGGTCTACACCTGGAACGTGACCAGTTTTCTGCAAGCCCAGAAGGCCGCCGGCGCGACCGTCATCGGCCTGGTGTTCCGCGGTACCGGTGGAACGGGCAAATCGACGTTCCAGTCGAAGGAGGTCGGCGGCGGCGCAGGGCCCCTGCTGGTCGTCGAAAATGACACCACCGCCCCGACCGCTGACGTCGCATCGACCAACATCACGACTGCAGGCGGCACCACGCACACCGTGACGGTCACCTACAACGACAACGCCGGCATCGACGCGTCTTCGATCGGCCCGAACGACCTGGCTGTTACGGGTCCCAATGGCGCGGTGACCGTCTCCGGCGTCACGGTCGACAGCTCGAACCCGAAATCGGTCGTCGCCACCTACACCCTGGATGCCCCCGGCGGGTCGTGGGATGGTCTCGGCGACAACGGCACCTACAACGTGACCGTGCAAACCGGCGAGGTGCGCGACTTTGAGAGCAACAGTGCCACCGGGACCGGCTCGTTTACCGTCAACATCCCGACCGACACCACGCCCCCTGTCGCCGCCACGTTTAACGCCCAGCCCATCACCACTGCCGGCGGACCGACGTACACCTTCACCGTCACCTACACCGACAACGTCGCGATTGCCACGGGAACCATCGGCACCGGCGACGTCACCGTTGCCCGTAACGGCGGCGGCGGCAATCTGACCGTCACCGGAGTGACCACCAGCGGTACCGGCGGCAGTGTCAGCGCCACCTACACCGTCTCGGCGCCCGGCGGTTCGTGGGACGCCTCGGACAACGGCACCTACACCATCACCGTGCTGTCGGCAGGCGTCAAAGATACCGCCGGCAACAACGTCGCACAGACGACGACCACTTTTCAGGCGAACCTCCCGGATATTACAACCCCCGTCGTGGGGATCACGCCGGTTTCGCAGATCACCACGGCCGGCATTACTGCCACGCAGATCACCGTCACTTTTACGGACAACCAGGCGATCGATTCCTCGTCGATCGACTCGGGGGATGTGTCGGTCGTCCAGGACGGCGGCGGCGCGCTGGCAGTCACCCTCATCAGCAAGAGTTCCAACAGCGACGTCCCGTCGATCGTGGCGGTCTATTCCGTCGCCGCCCCCGGCGGCTTCTGGAACAACGCCGACAACGGCACCTATACGATCACCGTCCTTCCGGGCGCTGTGCTCGACAGCGGAGGCAACACAACGCCACTGGCCCAGGCGCAGTTCGAAGTCGATGTCGCTTCGACCAACGCCGTTGCCGACGGGTCGTTCAATGGCGGCTCTCCGATCAGCTCCGGGTTCGTCGCCGAAGCGATGACGACCGATCTGCTCGGCCGTGTGCTGGTGGCAGGACGGCAAGGTGACCGGCTGGCCGGCACGAGCCAGTCGGTGCTGCAGCGGCTCAATGCCGACGGAAGTCTCGATACGTTCTTCGGCCTGGGCGGTCAGATCATCAGCTTTCCCAACGACAACGACGGGTTCTTTGCCGTTGCCGTTGACGACAAGCAGCGAATCGTCGCCGCCGGCTTTCGCGCCGGTGAACTCGAAGTCGTCCGCTACACCTCCAAAGGAAAGCTCGACAAGACTTTCGGCCAGGGCGGGATCGTGCTGGCCGACTGGGGCGGAACCGACGACACCGTCTATGCCCTTGCGGCACTGCCCGGCGGTGCCCTGCTGCTGGGCGGCACCAGCAGCGGCAACCTCGCTTTCGGCAGGCTCGATGCCAGAGGCAACATCGACACTGCGTTCGGTCAGGGTGGTGCGACGCTGCTGAAGCCCGGCGGACAGAACGGTGCGATCGGCGCGATCGACGTCCAGAACGACGGCACCATCGTCGCTGCCGGCACCGTCGGAACGACGGTCGCGGTCGTGAAACTGTCCGCCGCCGGCAGTTCCGACGCCGGCTTCGGAACTGCCGGCGTGCAAAGCCTGACCGGTCTTGCCGTGCGGACCGACCTGGGACGGCAGGATCACACGGTGGGATTGGCGGTATCGCGCGAGGGGAAGATGATCATCGGCAGCCGCTCCGCCGGCGGCGACTTTGCCATCCGCCGCCTCAATGCCGATGGCTCGGCCGATAACACCTTCAGCGGCGACTCGCTTGCGACCATCGACATGGGCGGCGACGACGACGTCGATTTCATCGGACTTCAGGGGACCGGGCAGATCTGTGTCGTCGGTACCACCGACACCGGCGGTTCGACGCGCCAGATCGCGATCGCGGCCCTTAAGGCCGACGGCACGCTCGATTCCAGTTTCTCGTCCGGCGGCAAGTTCACCGCCGACAGCTCGCTGGTCATCAGTCCCGGCGCGGCCGGCCCCTTCGTGCTTCACGCCAATGGTGCGATGCAGACCGACGGACGGTTGCTGCTGAGCGCGGGGGAAGCGTCGAGCAAGGCGACCAGTTCTCCGATTCGCCGAATACTGATGCCGGGATCGGGAGTTCTCGGATTTTTCGGCGATGTCGGCGGGAAGAATGTGAAGCTGTCGTTCCTCAAAGAGAACGGTACACAGGTCACCCTGTCGCTGAAGAACGCCACCGGCGAAGCCCTCTGGGACGGCAGTGTGCTGGACCTTATCGTCAGCGGGTCCGACAGCGCCACCACGCTCAGCGTTGTCGCGAAGAAAGGCGACAAACGGGTGATGATTCGCGACCTGCGCGCCGATGGTGATATAAAACTGGTCAACGCCAAGCCTGCCGACTTTGTCGGCACCTGCTTCGTGGCCGGTGCCGCGGCAAGCCTGCAACTGGGCAGCCTCAGCGGCACCCTGGCGGTGGCTTCCGGGATCACCGCGCTGACGATACTGGGCAACGCATCGGGTGCGTTCGTCCTGTCGGGCGTCAACCTCGGCACCGACAGCAAGATCGGCGGCAACGGCGATGCCGCCGACGCCTACGCCGCCGGCAGCATCGCCAAACTGACGGTCAACGGGCAGGTAACGTCGACGTTTGTCGGGGCGGGCGTTAATCCGGTCAACGGGACGTTCGGGGATAGCGACGACACCCTGGCAGGCGTAGGCGGCAGTTCGATTGGCGCGGTAACGGTCAAAGTCGGGGTCAGCGCCTCGACCCTGTTCAGCGCCGGTGCGTTCGCGGCGACGGCAAAGATCCCGCAAAAGATCGTTCCGACGCTCGACCCGCACTTCCGAGTCCTGTCCTGA